A section of the Methanoregula formicica SMSP genome encodes:
- a CDS encoding DUF5612 domain-containing protein: MESEPERSAIRIIAENRRGVLRDIATVVANHDANIVMINQEVFDTGPYCGMAELYFEYDCDDSRDHAQFLKDLNDIDSVKDVRAYQPFGHIFGSRVIIIGGGAQVAQVALGAVNEADRHNIRGERISVDTIPLVGERTLALAVDAVARLPRATILVLAGSIMGGEISKAVDRVREAGIPVIALKMAGTVPEHADLVVTDPIQAGVFAVMHVSSKAVFDINRVRGREF; this comes from the coding sequence ATGGAGTCTGAACCCGAACGGTCGGCAATACGGATCATCGCGGAGAACCGCAGGGGCGTCCTGCGGGATATCGCAACCGTGGTAGCCAACCATGACGCAAACATCGTCATGATCAACCAGGAGGTGTTCGACACCGGCCCGTACTGCGGCATGGCCGAACTCTATTTTGAGTATGACTGCGACGATTCCCGCGACCATGCCCAGTTCTTAAAGGACTTAAACGACATCGACTCGGTCAAGGACGTCAGGGCGTACCAGCCGTTTGGTCATATCTTCGGGTCGCGTGTCATCATCATAGGCGGTGGAGCGCAGGTGGCGCAGGTTGCCCTCGGTGCCGTTAACGAGGCTGACCGGCACAACATCCGGGGCGAGCGGATCTCGGTGGACACTATTCCCCTCGTCGGGGAGCGCACCCTTGCCCTCGCCGTGGACGCAGTAGCCCGCCTGCCCCGGGCCACTATCCTCGTCCTTGCGGGATCCATCATGGGCGGTGAGATCTCGAAAGCCGTTGACCGTGTCCGCGAGGCAGGGATACCGGTCATCGCGCTCAAGATGGCGGGTACCGTACCGGAGCATGCCGACCTTGTGGTGACCGATCCCATCCAAGCGGGAGTCTTTGCCGTCATGCACGTCAGTTCCAAGGCAGTCTTCGATATCAACCGTGTCAGGGGACGGGAATTCTGA
- a CDS encoding L-threonylcarbamoyladenylate synthase, with product MDIMKKAVSVLMHDGLVVYPTETVYGLGADAFSEEAIRKVYEAKKRPIAMPVSIAVSDRDMLGAVVRTESWMDRFFDTFLPGPVTVVLPARNCVPDVLTGGTGRIGIRMPAHPLALQLIAAFDGPITATSANLHGAKDPQTPDECTVPHELLIDGGRLPGTPSTVVDLEKREIIRSGADIDRIASFLRSR from the coding sequence ATGGACATCATGAAAAAGGCCGTCTCTGTCCTGATGCATGACGGCCTCGTGGTCTACCCCACCGAGACGGTATACGGCCTTGGGGCCGATGCATTCTCCGAAGAGGCAATCCGGAAAGTATACGAAGCAAAGAAACGCCCGATTGCGATGCCGGTCTCGATCGCCGTCTCCGACCGGGATATGCTGGGAGCGGTCGTCCGCACCGAATCCTGGATGGACCGCTTCTTCGATACCTTCCTTCCCGGGCCGGTGACCGTTGTCCTCCCTGCACGGAACTGCGTCCCGGACGTCCTGACCGGGGGGACCGGCAGGATAGGAATACGGATGCCGGCCCACCCGCTTGCCCTGCAGCTGATCGCTGCATTCGATGGCCCGATCACGGCGACGAGCGCCAACCTCCACGGGGCAAAGGACCCGCAGACACCGGATGAATGCACAGTCCCCCACGAGTTACTCATTGACGGGGGAAGGCTGCCCGGAACCCCAAGTACGGTGGTCGACCTGGAGAAGAGGGAGATTATCCGGAGCGGGGCGGATATCGATAGAATCGCATCGTTCCTGCGATCCCGGTGA
- a CDS encoding FHA domain-containing protein: MDAADKSPTLIVHEDSDSLEELSEYLDVLSSSARLRILKFLEKKPRDARTISKEIETSYENTKKHLDRLLSIGVIKKEAGLGAPTSKGIHPVWEYSLVPGGLEAIIRNLGLFSNTRVQVVGSDIARRLDEVKGTLSKEVLGNAPAAIVLGGPDDKKVFLLKGDSIAVGRNDPENAASFQPEKDIVLADSYSAVTRVSRPHAKFTHDKSGWYLEDCGSTGGTQLNNHKLEKGIKNALHDGDLIELAKGISGVRLVVILPGA; the protein is encoded by the coding sequence ATGGACGCCGCTGACAAATCCCCCACACTCATTGTTCACGAGGATTCCGACTCGCTTGAGGAGCTCTCGGAATACCTGGACGTGCTCTCGAGCAGCGCACGGTTACGGATACTGAAATTCCTGGAAAAGAAACCCCGCGATGCCCGTACCATCTCCAAGGAGATCGAGACGAGCTACGAGAATACCAAGAAGCACCTTGACAGGCTGCTGAGTATCGGCGTGATCAAAAAAGAGGCGGGACTCGGTGCCCCGACGTCGAAAGGGATCCACCCGGTCTGGGAGTATTCCCTGGTCCCGGGAGGCCTTGAGGCAATCATCCGGAACCTCGGGCTTTTCTCTAATACCCGGGTCCAGGTGGTGGGAAGCGATATCGCGCGCCGGCTTGACGAGGTGAAAGGCACCCTCTCCAAGGAAGTGCTGGGTAATGCTCCGGCAGCCATCGTCCTGGGCGGCCCGGATGACAAGAAGGTATTCCTGTTAAAAGGCGACAGCATCGCTGTGGGTAGGAATGATCCGGAGAATGCTGCATCGTTCCAGCCCGAGAAAGACATCGTCCTTGCCGACAGTTATTCTGCGGTCACCCGTGTCTCCCGCCCCCATGCAAAATTCACCCATGACAAGAGCGGGTGGTACCTCGAGGACTGCGGCAGCACCGGCGGCACCCAGCTGAACAACCACAAGCTGGAGAAAGGTATCAAGAACGCGCTCCATGACGGGGACCTCATCGAACTTGCAAAAGGCATATCTGGTGTCCGGCTCGTCGTGATCCTTCCCGGGGCATAA